Part of the Hevea brasiliensis isolate MT/VB/25A 57/8 chromosome 16, ASM3005281v1, whole genome shotgun sequence genome is shown below.
AGATTTGGAAGTTACAGGAAGATTCGCAAGCCACTCTGGTGCCAAATATCCTCTTGTCCCTCTGACACTTCTGAGGGTCCGATACCGATGATCTTTAGGATTTATGAGCTTTGCAAGACCAAAATCTGACACCTTGGAATTGTAATTCTCATCTAAGAGGATATTTTCTGGCTTGATATCACAATGAACAATGCAATCTCGACATTCCTCATGAAGATATGTGATTCCTCTTGCAGTCCCAAGGGCAATGTTAAATCTATGCTCCCAGTTCAACAATTTCCCTGACTGCTCATCTGTATTGAAAAGGAAATTATCAAGCGATCCATTTTTCATGAACTCATAGACCAAAAGCCTATGCCGTCCCTCAGAACAAAATCCAATCAATCTCACCAAATTCAAATGGTGAGTACTACTTATAGTTGCAACCTCCATCCTGAACTGTTTCTCGCCCTGCTCAATTCCCTCAAGTCGCTTTACTGCAACTACCGTTTTATTAGCGAGAATTCCTTTATAAACGGCTCCAAATCCTCCCGCTCCAAGCTTCTCCTTGAATCCCTTTGTTGCACGATTCAGGTCGTTATATGAGAACTGCACTGGTGCACCAGATGCATACTCAAGCAGTGCATACTGTGCTGACAAACTGCCAAACTTGGGACTATTTCTACAGCACCACCACCACAAACCACTCTCTATAGCAACCAAACCAACAAGGGTAACCACAACAACGAGAATAACAAGCCACACATGCAGTCTCCCTTTGCTGTTCCCGTCAATTTGCAAATTAGCAGAGGGGTTTGGTTGCACCGGTCCACAAACCTTGACGTAAGAAGTACTAGGAAGTGACGGATTCTGATATCCACTAACAAATTCTGGTGTTTTCAAGTAACACAACCCGGTTCCATCTGACAAAGATGTTGAAGCAACACAAGAACTACTCACAAGACAATTCAACCTACAAGCTGATATTCCCACAGAGAAAACCTGAGAGGATAGCTCAGGCTGATAAGTCAAGAACTTGGCATGATCCATCTCCAACATTGTAGCACTCCCAGGAcaattctcaatctccactttTCTTTTACACCCTTTTCTACTATCATTCACATCAACAGGCTCAAAATTCTCAGATGGGCATCCACAAATTGGATTCGAACTCGAATCATTATAACTACAGATCCCCAAGTTTCCACAATATCCAAAAACCTGACACTGATCAGTCAAAGCTGCCCATCTCATAGTTGTAGTTCCACTACCTAAAGCAGAACTATAAATCCTCAAATTCCCATCACTGTCCAGCTTCAAAAACCTCAATATGTTAGTACCCTCTGCATAATCATTACTATAAGCCATGATATATTCACCAGTTAAAGTAACATCAGCAATAGATAAAATCCCAATTGGCTGCAATCCCAAAACTGGCGAAGTCAAATTAGAAGCGACAGATGAATTCAAACCTTGATTCCAGTAAATTATGCTATCATTCCATCTCAGCGTGAGATTTCCAGGATTACGAAGCCGAAACGAGTATAACCCAGATTGAAGAGCTTGGTTTACCGTGAAATTCTGATTGGGGACGATGGTATCCGTAGGATTCTGAAAACTGGACCAGACCGGAAAGCCAGTGCCATTTCGCAGCACTAAATTGCCGGAATCATCCAGAGAGGCAGAGGTAACACCGAGATGGCCAGTGTTAGAGTCCCAGACGACAGAACCAGAGCTGTTGACGAGTTGGAGAGTGCCCGTAGAGCGGAAATGGAAGGTTCCACCAGCATCAACGACGACGGAAGGGTTACCAGCAGTCCAGATAGGGACACCACCAAAGTAGTTGACGGCGGCGACATAGCCGGAACCCACCTGGAAAAATCCCACGAAAAATGTCCTATTGGGGGAAAGCCAGGTCTGGTTTGGGTTAGAAGCAGATAGAGAGGAACCCGGCGATATTATCGCCACTGAAATGGAGAAGAGAAAggagaagaaaagaggaaaaaacAGATTATGGAGTTTCATTGCCTTGTGGGTTGCAACTACAGACTCTTGTGGGTCTGATGGGTTCTCATATAAGGAGTAAGAGGAAGACGGACGATATGAAAGAGAAGACTTTGACCGAGTAAGAGGCAGTAGCAGGAGTGAAAATGTAGAACTTTGGAcgcattatttatttatttggagcCTTTTCCTTCACGAATGGGATGGAAGAACAAATGAACAAATAATGAACAACACTTTGAAGGGAAAACAAAAAAACAGAATGAAGAATCCTTTGAGAAATGTGCGTTTCATTACAACAAGAAATGGTCATTTACCCCTTTACACGGTATACACGTATACTGCGAACTTTTAAAGTAATACTAATatgggtgtatatatatatatatatttagcaAGATTGTTAAGGTTTTCAAGAGTAATTTTTATTCTCATCTTTCAATTTTGAGAGTGTTTTttgttttcttaattttaattttattataaaaattcttaattttaatgttatttaaaaGCATAAATCCTTTAAACTTATTATAATAGATTTAcaggttaaaaaataattaaattattcttCAAGGCACTCTCTCTAAAATTAAATAACTATTATATTTCTTTGATTATGATGGCTAATTATTAcataattgaatttttataatcaaCCACCATCTAAAGTCTATATAAGAGAGTGAGATCATTCTTTCTAATTAATCTTACATATTATTCTCTCATATCAGCTTTAACTTGAGTGTAGAATAGTCCTCACCAAGAATATTTGGTGGACTTCTAACCCATATATTCTTTATTTTGTAAgtctatatcaaaataaattttcatgGACCACAATAATGGCATTGTCAGTGAAAAAACGATATAAAAAATTGTCTCACCCTTTTTATTTTTGCCGGAAAAGACTAGGTCCAGCCACCTTAACCTAACCCGAATCTATAATGCGAAAGAAATACTTTAAGTTTTCTCGAATGCCATTTGAAAGTTTTATTTACAATCATATGAAATCTACTTTTCTGTGGGttttgaattgctaagaaatatAATTACAATGTAAAAGCTACTTTACAATTACCTTATTTTAGTTAAGTTTTACAACTTTGTCACTGTTTAGTGGTTATTGGAATTGATGATTCCATGCTACATTTTAAGGGGAGTGTTATTGATATAATATACCCCAAAATCCGAAGCAATCTTTACTAGGTCAGATCCTTTAGATCTGATCCAATCTGGTAGAGTTCGAATCCAATAGTGAAACGGTCTGAAGACGATATGATACTAAGCAGAAAGTACAAAATCGAATATAAGGAGATCAAAAAGGACATTTGGATGAACTAGATTGGATAGAGCTCGAGTAAGTATGAACAAGTTTGAAAGAGAAGGGAGCAGGACAAAAGCTGTTAAAGTAAGAGAGATTAAGCTGTTAAAGTAAGAGAGATTATCGCTGAGAATCTCGTTGGTAAGGTACATTTCTGTAACGTACAAAGTCATACAACTTGGTATTGATAAACAAAATCCTAAGGATCACGTCGGTATgtctatcatcatcatcatcatcatcatcatataAGTAGGCTCACAACGATTACTCAAGTAAGTTCATTATTCTTCAGCCATTATTCTGTTTTATTATTCTTAGAATATATCTAGCCATCCTCTAATTTGAGCATTGGAGTGGTTGCCATTAAGCTACCAACCTCATTTTCTTTGTGGTTTTAGGCAACCAGGATTTAGCAACAGTTTCTTAGTAACCCGAGAAGCTTAGGCAACATCAGTTATGGAAAGTAAATTTGGGGAGTGTTATGCAAAATCAATATTTATGTTTAGTTATATTCCTAATTAGTAAATTTTTAATTAGTAGATTTTATGTATTCTTATTTAATATAGGATTTAGATTTCTAAATAGGTAAGAGTTTTATtccaaattaactaaaataattaaaaaaaattatatatatatatatatatatatgtgtgtgtgtgtgtgtgtgtgtgtgtggaaaGTCAATTAGGCAGTATTATGGAAAGTcaatatttatgtttaattataTTTCTAATTAGTAGATTTTATGTATTCTTAATTTGATAGAATTTATATTCCTAAATAGGTAAAAGTCTTATTTCTAATTAAGTAGAATAATTATGaaagattttatatatatatatatatatatatatatatatatatatatatatatatatatatagccttCTATTTTATAGGAAGAATAAGAATAATAAAAATGTAGTCttctatggtttttttttttttttaattctcaaaTCTTAACTCGGTATAAAtccaatttctttgtcttctcatTTTTTTTATCCTATTACTATTGAGGTTCACGTCCTGTTATTTTAAGGTCACCCTTTTAGGATAGTTGATTTACCGCACCGGCCACCTTAGGTGACAATAGGACTGCCGATCGACATGCAATTCGAATTCGATGACTGGACGAAATGAGTGTGGCCTTCCTTTTGTTGCAGCTCCAATCCCATGCACTGATGTTGGtgaaggaaaagaaaatttaatttaaaagtttatgacatcatcatgcttacttaagcatgatacaattataattgttaatttctaaatttttaattatggaTAAATCCAACATAAAAAGACAATTAAGAAAAAGCTTaattcaagctttctaaaccctaaaAATTGGCCATAAATTccctaattctcttaattaaacattgattttgagtcttgaaaagaagatttgtgagaggaaaattgaaggaaattgaagaaaattggagatagaaaagcttcaccCAAGGTTAGTTCAATTTTAGTTTCTTTCTTCATTAACCTTTGAAGTTAGGTTGAGAGATGCATGAATTgagttaaaaattaaagaaattaggtGTGAACTTTCAAGAATGACAATTTTGGCCAACATGAGATTTACTAGGGTTTGAtagattttgatgaaattaaaagtgtatttaagtttaatttagtgTGTAGATGTATTGTATATActttaatttcatcaattaactcatttgagaaattagggttcttgaccttaGGGAAATTCGAAAAAATTTAGGGGTTtttgaaattgaagaaaattgatctAGTTGAtgctcaatttggtcaattggagtgaactagagtgtgtttgaatggtgagaaTTGAAAGTGAATTCTGGTTGGTAAGGGTCCCATTCTGGACAGCCTGACTATGGTCCACTTAAAGgaccaaatttgaaattttgctactccaattggtatgaggccaattggagatgaaatttaagacataatgctacaactttgatgaagaaaccctgcccagaaaaccaacctaggATGACCTCAAAATTGGCCAAATTCGGGTAACCAATTCTAGAcctaaaaaattgaccaaatgttcatttggccataacatggtgtagaaaggtccaaatgtcacaccctacccctctgtaaggcataacatgatcccgtagtatacctaatgaattaccaactccgtctactgataacccattaaatacactacaagggattttaaaaacttttcttgcttcttttacagtggtgagcactatttacaggtgttaaaaacttttgtgaactgaagtgaaacggctaactcatttggaccattagaaattttctgtaaaaattttggcagagtgccatctgtattttggataaaacagttcttcagaaaacctgtaaaaagcacttcaatatatttccaacatatttctcaaca
Proteins encoded:
- the LOC110631544 gene encoding G-type lectin S-receptor-like serine/threonine-protein kinase At1g34300; amino-acid sequence: MKLHNLFFPLFFSFLFSISVAIISPGSSLSASNPNQTWLSPNRTFFVGFFQVGSGYVAAVNYFGGVPIWTAGNPSVVVDAGGTFHFRSTGTLQLVNSSGSVVWDSNTGHLGVTSASLDDSGNLVLRNGTGFPVWSSFQNPTDTIVPNQNFTVNQALQSGLYSFRLRNPGNLTLRWNDSIIYWNQGLNSSVASNLTSPVLGLQPIGILSIADVTLTGEYIMAYSNDYAEGTNILRFLKLDSDGNLRIYSSALGSGTTTMRWAALTDQCQVFGYCGNLGICSYNDSSSNPICGCPSENFEPVDVNDSRKGCKRKVEIENCPGSATMLEMDHAKFLTYQPELSSQVFSVGISACRLNCLVSSSCVASTSLSDGTGLCYLKTPEFVSGYQNPSLPSTSYVKVCGPVQPNPSANLQIDGNSKGRLHVWLVILVVVVTLVGLVAIESGLWWWCCRNSPKFGSLSAQYALLEYASGAPVQFSYNDLNRATKGFKEKLGAGGFGAVYKGILANKTVVAVKRLEGIEQGEKQFRMEVATISSTHHLNLVRLIGFCSEGRHRLLVYEFMKNGSLDNFLFNTDEQSGKLLNWEHRFNIALGTARGITYLHEECRDCIVHCDIKPENILLDENYNSKVSDFGLAKLINPKDHRYRTLRSVRGTRGYLAPEWLANLPVTSKSDVYSYGMVLLELVSGRRNFEILDEPNRKKVSLWAYEEFEKGNVKAIVDKRLVDQDVDMEQATRAIQVSFWCIQEQPSQRPMMGRVVQMLEGITEIEKPPAPKAITEVSAGGTSINMSSNGSAFSTFAASASAPAPSSFSSFQTTGVSPLPSGRNTDKLPSSLLGSDRN